A single genomic interval of Sagittula sp. P11 harbors:
- a CDS encoding acyl-CoA dehydrogenase family protein — MREDAASGQCPEALWTQIEEAGLTMALVPEDAGGFGVPPAEALGLVRIVGAHGLPLPLAETLIANAVLAAANMALPGGRLTIAEGEALRLERRGKKIHASGHLTLVPFARWANRIVTIGVLDGVDHVLSLPVKDLIVDPAQDFAGMPRDDIELDYTLTETDVTPLPRPVGGMRGLGALIRSLATTGAMETILKMSVQYANDRVQFGRPIGRFQAIQHNLATMAGETAASRTAAEMAAGSYDTPAFALAVAAAKARAGEAAEKVGALAHQIHGAIGYTQEHALHHFTKRIWGWRDEFGTELDWTRELGRAALSSPHDTFWHFITDSAAKGTQA; from the coding sequence ATGCGCGAAGACGCCGCCTCGGGACAATGCCCCGAGGCGCTCTGGACGCAGATCGAGGAGGCAGGGTTAACCATGGCGCTGGTGCCAGAGGACGCAGGCGGTTTCGGCGTGCCACCGGCCGAGGCGCTCGGTCTTGTGCGTATTGTCGGGGCGCATGGCCTGCCCTTGCCTCTGGCTGAAACCCTGATCGCAAACGCCGTTCTGGCGGCCGCGAATATGGCCCTTCCCGGTGGCAGGCTGACCATCGCCGAAGGCGAAGCGCTGCGGTTGGAACGGCGCGGCAAGAAGATCCATGCGAGCGGGCATCTGACACTGGTGCCCTTTGCCCGCTGGGCGAACCGGATCGTGACCATTGGCGTCCTGGACGGTGTCGATCACGTCCTGTCCCTGCCGGTGAAGGATCTGATCGTTGACCCGGCGCAGGATTTTGCCGGGATGCCACGCGACGACATCGAACTCGATTATACCCTGACAGAGACCGATGTCACCCCCTTGCCACGACCCGTGGGAGGGATGCGCGGGCTTGGTGCACTTATCCGCAGTCTTGCCACCACCGGGGCGATGGAGACCATCCTGAAGATGAGCGTTCAATACGCCAACGACCGGGTGCAGTTCGGACGGCCAATCGGCAGGTTCCAGGCGATCCAGCACAATCTTGCGACAATGGCCGGAGAAACCGCAGCCTCGCGCACGGCCGCCGAGATGGCGGCCGGCAGCTATGACACACCGGCCTTTGCGCTGGCCGTTGCCGCCGCCAAGGCCCGCGCCGGAGAAGCGGCCGAGAAGGTCGGGGCCCTGGCCCACCAGATTCACGGGGCCATCGGTTATACCCAGGAACACGCGCTTCACCATTTCACCAAACGGATTTGGGGCTGGCGTGACGAGTTCGGCACCGAGCTTGACTGGACCAGGGAACTTGGGCGGGCCGCCCTGTCGAGCCCCCACGACACCTTCTGGCATTTCATCACAGACAGCGCTGCAAAAGGGACCCAGGCATGA
- a CDS encoding acyl-CoA dehydrogenase family protein — protein MTLTAFSPPPPGADYDDLRQEVRAFLADELADFPPIKRAQSWNGFSRDFSRKLAQRGWVGMTFPKEYGGHARSALERYVVSEELLAAGAPVISHWIADRQSGPLILAKGTDDQKRRIVPRIAAGELCFCIGMSEPDSGSDLAATRTMATEVDGGFRINGTKVWTTYAHVADYMILFCRTGKSDDRHGGMSQFLVDLKATDNIQITPIIDLGGEHHFNQVVFDDTFLPSDALLGEKGEGWSQVMSELAFERSGPERFLSSFALIEELIRLLRDDATEAQQAEIGRLSAHLMVLRQMSRSVAGMLNEGENPSLQAAIVKDLGALFEQDIPRLARSLVSRPAVPGGSDSYAAVLAYTELAVPSFSLRGGTREILRGIIARGLGLR, from the coding sequence ATGACCCTCACCGCTTTTTCTCCCCCCCCGCCCGGCGCCGACTATGACGACCTCCGGCAAGAGGTCCGCGCGTTCCTGGCCGACGAACTGGCCGATTTCCCGCCCATAAAACGCGCGCAGTCGTGGAATGGGTTCAGCCGTGATTTTTCACGAAAGCTGGCGCAGCGCGGCTGGGTCGGCATGACCTTCCCAAAGGAATACGGCGGCCACGCGCGCAGCGCGCTTGAGCGGTATGTCGTGTCCGAAGAGCTACTGGCCGCCGGTGCCCCGGTGATTTCGCACTGGATCGCAGATCGGCAGAGCGGTCCGCTCATACTTGCCAAGGGCACCGACGATCAGAAACGCCGGATCGTGCCGCGCATCGCCGCGGGCGAACTGTGTTTCTGCATCGGGATGAGCGAGCCGGATTCCGGCTCGGACCTGGCGGCGACGCGCACGATGGCCACCGAGGTCGACGGGGGGTTCCGGATCAACGGCACGAAGGTCTGGACGACCTATGCGCATGTCGCCGATTACATGATCCTGTTCTGCCGCACCGGCAAGAGCGACGACCGCCACGGCGGGATGAGCCAATTTCTGGTCGATCTCAAGGCCACCGACAACATTCAGATCACCCCGATCATCGACTTGGGCGGTGAGCATCATTTCAACCAGGTGGTATTCGACGATACCTTTTTGCCCTCCGATGCGCTGCTGGGCGAAAAGGGCGAGGGCTGGTCGCAGGTCATGAGCGAACTGGCGTTCGAGCGCAGCGGCCCCGAGCGGTTCCTGTCGTCGTTTGCCCTGATCGAGGAACTGATCCGATTGCTGCGCGACGACGCAACCGAAGCGCAGCAGGCCGAGATTGGCCGTTTGTCCGCGCATCTGATGGTGCTGCGGCAGATGTCACGATCGGTGGCCGGAATGTTGAACGAAGGAGAGAACCCGTCACTTCAGGCTGCCATTGTCAAGGATCTGGGAGCGCTTTTCGAACAGGACATTCCGCGCCTGGCCCGAAGTCTTGTGTCGCGCCCGGCGGTGCCTGGCGGGAGCGATAGCTATGCGGCTGTTCTGGCGTATACCGAACTCGCCGTTCCGTCGTTTTCGTTGCGCGGCGGCACACGCGAAATTCTTCGCGGTATCATTGCGCGGGGACTCGGACTGAGATGA
- a CDS encoding IclR family transcriptional regulator — MKTAQSGPAEAAGRTSEGPRSLTRILALFDLLARCKRHMSLSELSIAIDCPKSSLLVLLRPLTEKGYLMREEDNYFLGPRIFQFAQSILTNHPFESVLRGVMNDVVNQTGETILFAVRDGEKVIYSSVIESPQPVRYVAQQGINRPLFCSASGLVMLAFDTQQELDDYFRRTELKPLTPNSITDENELRGLISEIRKTGYSSTAGTAHVDAAGFGVPVFRADGHLAGALVIGAPLERAKRNKKRYVAAAKTAAEQLSRALGYRSEVGETGRH, encoded by the coding sequence ATGAAAACCGCGCAATCTGGCCCAGCCGAAGCCGCCGGGCGCACATCGGAAGGGCCCCGGTCCTTGACGCGTATCCTTGCGTTGTTCGATCTTTTGGCGCGCTGCAAACGTCACATGTCTCTTTCGGAACTCAGCATCGCGATTGATTGCCCCAAGAGCAGTTTGCTGGTGCTGCTTCGGCCCCTCACCGAGAAGGGGTATCTGATGCGCGAGGAAGACAATTACTTTCTGGGTCCGAGGATTTTTCAGTTCGCCCAGTCAATTCTGACCAACCACCCGTTCGAATCGGTCCTGCGCGGGGTGATGAATGATGTGGTTAACCAGACCGGTGAAACCATCCTGTTTGCTGTCCGGGACGGCGAGAAAGTCATTTATTCGTCGGTCATCGAAAGCCCCCAGCCCGTTCGGTATGTCGCCCAACAGGGGATCAACCGGCCATTGTTCTGTTCGGCATCGGGGCTGGTCATGCTGGCCTTTGACACGCAGCAGGAACTGGACGATTATTTTCGGCGCACTGAATTAAAGCCGCTGACGCCTAATTCGATCACCGATGAAAATGAACTGCGCGGGTTAATTTCGGAGATTCGCAAAACCGGGTATTCCAGTACAGCTGGAACCGCGCATGTAGATGCAGCGGGGTTCGGGGTTCCGGTCTTTCGCGCCGACGGACACTTGGCAGGAGCATTGGTGATTGGTGCTCCTCTGGAGCGCGCCAAGCGTAACAAGAAGCGATATGTTGCCGCTGCCAAAACGGCCGCTGAACAGCTCTCCCGAGCACTCGGCTATCGTTCGGAGGTTGGGGAAACCGGCCGGCACTAG
- a CDS encoding MaoC family dehydratase has translation METVGLGFCYEDLPVGRRFRTIGRTVTETDITNFVSVTGMLEVLFINRDFREKESNIPGFAAPGALVYTFMEGLLTQSTMQHTGFAFLDMELKVMGPTFAGDTIHCEVEVTESRRSKSRPNRGLVRTRNKVFKQTGEQVLEYTPLRMIKARMTDKEPGKA, from the coding sequence ATGGAAACTGTAGGACTCGGGTTTTGTTATGAAGATTTGCCAGTGGGGCGCAGGTTTCGGACCATTGGCCGCACCGTCACCGAAACCGATATCACGAATTTTGTAAGTGTTACCGGCATGCTTGAGGTCTTGTTCATCAATCGTGACTTCCGAGAGAAGGAATCCAATATCCCCGGTTTCGCCGCGCCCGGTGCGCTGGTCTATACCTTTATGGAAGGGCTCTTGACCCAATCCACAATGCAACATACCGGCTTTGCCTTTCTGGACATGGAACTGAAGGTCATGGGGCCCACATTTGCCGGGGACACCATCCATTGTGAGGTCGAGGTAACAGAATCGCGCCGGTCGAAGAGCCGTCCGAACCGCGGATTGGTGCGGACGCGAAACAAGGTGTTCAAGCAAACCGGAGAACAGGTATTGGAGTATACGCCGTTGCGGATGATCAAGGCCCGCATGACGGATAAAGAGCCAGGAAAGGCATAG
- a CDS encoding acyl-CoA dehydrogenase family protein, whose product MNFGFSDEHDAIRDTLARMLSDHATLAVAHDCLEAADGFDSATWTALADGGWLGLAIAEDYGGAAMGAIELAIVAEEIGRSLAAIPFGPVLGLAIPAIQDLGTQSQRENLLPRIAEGRMIVTVALAEDGGSAPERVSAKVLQDRLSGRKSPVSFASDASFAIVAALDEGGTARLYLADLSDPSVSISALDAIDRTRPTSEIVFHDTPVELLPGSDPAAIRTLLDGAAVLAAFEQIGLAERALFLTRDYACERQAFGRQIGSFQAVKHRLADMFAKIELARSNAFFGAWALASGDERLSEAAAVARLAALDAVQFTTEESVQLHGGIGFTWAADPHLFLRRGWQLKAELGLADLWRERLLCNLADGQRAAN is encoded by the coding sequence ATGAATTTCGGCTTTTCCGACGAACACGATGCCATACGCGACACGCTGGCACGAATGCTGAGCGATCACGCCACTCTCGCGGTGGCGCATGACTGTCTTGAGGCTGCCGACGGGTTCGATTCCGCAACCTGGACCGCCTTGGCGGACGGCGGATGGCTGGGCCTTGCAATTGCCGAAGACTACGGGGGGGCGGCGATGGGGGCGATCGAACTGGCCATTGTCGCCGAAGAGATCGGCCGTAGCCTGGCCGCCATACCTTTTGGCCCGGTTCTTGGCCTGGCGATCCCCGCGATTCAGGACTTGGGCACGCAAAGCCAAAGGGAAAATCTGCTTCCCCGGATCGCCGAAGGCCGCATGATCGTTACCGTCGCGCTTGCCGAGGATGGAGGGTCTGCACCGGAACGGGTCTCGGCAAAAGTGCTGCAGGATCGCCTTTCGGGACGGAAATCGCCAGTTTCGTTCGCATCCGATGCGTCATTCGCGATCGTCGCCGCCCTGGACGAAGGCGGCACCGCGCGCCTTTATCTGGCGGATCTTTCGGACCCCTCGGTGTCGATCAGCGCGCTGGATGCGATCGACCGCACCCGTCCGACGTCCGAGATCGTCTTTCACGACACGCCGGTTGAACTGCTTCCCGGGTCCGATCCCGCAGCGATCCGGACTCTTCTGGACGGCGCCGCAGTGTTGGCCGCCTTCGAACAGATCGGCCTGGCCGAGCGGGCGCTTTTCCTGACCAGAGACTATGCCTGCGAGCGGCAGGCGTTCGGACGCCAGATCGGCAGTTTTCAGGCGGTCAAGCACCGGCTCGCGGACATGTTCGCCAAGATCGAGCTGGCACGGTCCAATGCTTTTTTCGGCGCCTGGGCGCTGGCGAGCGGGGATGAACGGCTGTCCGAAGCGGCGGCGGTAGCACGCCTCGCGGCTCTCGATGCAGTGCAATTCACCACTGAGGAATCGGTGCAGCTTCACGGTGGGATCGGGTTCACCTGGGCGGCCGACCCGCATTTGTTTCTGCGGCGAGGATGGCAGTTGAAGGCCGAACTCGGCCTGGCCGATTTGTGGCGCGAGCGGCTGCTTTGCAATCTGGCGGACGGCCAAAGGGCCGCGAACTGA
- a CDS encoding acyl-CoA dehydrogenase family protein: protein MDFSDSPEEAAFRAKARDWLDATATRRNGSEKAQDHFMARDADEVARARDWQARKADAGWAGLTWPRAFGGRDATPIEQVIWNQEEGRYAVPPNVFLIGIGLVGPTVMIHGTEDQKTRFLPRALTGEDIWCQLFSEPAAGSDLAGIRTRARREDDEWVISGQKVWTSGAHYSTHGILLARTDPQVPKHKGMTMFLVDMSDPAIETRPIRQISGSSSFNEVFIDNLRVPDSARLGGVSEGWKVALTTLMNERFSISVGRASGGARAEELIDLATRVERNGRPAIEDDEVRARIADFIARQRGLEFTSYRVMTSLSRGQAPGEEGSIGKLLLGKLRQEMGAFGMDLAGTSAGISAKVGDDVARWRNEYLTAPGNRIAGGSDEIQRTIIGERILGLPPEIRVDKDVAFSEL, encoded by the coding sequence ATGGATTTCAGCGACAGCCCGGAAGAAGCCGCGTTCCGCGCCAAGGCGCGCGACTGGCTTGATGCCACCGCGACCCGCCGCAATGGAAGCGAAAAGGCCCAGGACCATTTCATGGCCCGCGACGCCGACGAAGTTGCCCGTGCGCGCGACTGGCAGGCACGAAAGGCCGACGCAGGCTGGGCGGGGCTGACATGGCCCCGTGCTTTCGGTGGGCGTGACGCCACTCCGATCGAGCAAGTGATCTGGAATCAAGAGGAAGGGCGCTACGCCGTCCCGCCCAACGTCTTTCTGATCGGGATCGGGCTGGTCGGGCCTACGGTCATGATCCACGGCACCGAAGACCAGAAAACAAGATTCCTGCCCCGGGCTCTCACGGGCGAAGACATCTGGTGCCAACTTTTTTCCGAACCCGCCGCCGGGTCCGATTTGGCCGGTATCCGCACCCGTGCACGCCGCGAAGACGACGAATGGGTGATCTCCGGTCAGAAGGTTTGGACCTCGGGGGCGCATTATTCCACTCACGGCATCCTGCTGGCGCGCACCGATCCACAGGTGCCCAAGCACAAGGGAATGACCATGTTCCTTGTGGACATGTCCGACCCGGCCATCGAAACCCGTCCTATTCGCCAGATTTCGGGCAGCTCCAGTTTCAACGAAGTGTTCATCGACAACCTGCGCGTGCCAGACAGCGCCCGCTTGGGCGGTGTATCCGAAGGGTGGAAAGTGGCGCTGACCACACTCATGAACGAACGGTTCAGTATTTCCGTCGGCCGGGCCAGTGGCGGTGCGCGGGCCGAGGAATTGATTGATCTGGCTACCCGTGTCGAACGGAACGGTCGCCCGGCCATCGAGGACGACGAGGTGCGCGCGCGCATTGCCGATTTCATCGCGCGTCAACGCGGACTGGAATTCACCTCTTACCGGGTCATGACGTCGCTTTCGCGCGGCCAGGCACCGGGTGAAGAGGGCTCGATCGGCAAGCTGTTGCTGGGCAAGCTGCGGCAGGAAATGGGCGCTTTCGGGATGGATCTGGCGGGAACTTCGGCGGGCATATCAGCCAAGGTCGGGGATGACGTGGCGCGCTGGCGAAACGAATACCTGACCGCGCCGGGCAACCGGATCGCGGGGGGATCGGACGAGATCCAGCGCACGATCATTGGCGAACGCATTCTCGGGCTGCCGCCTGAAATACGCGTCGACAAGGATGTCGCGTTTTCAGAGCTTTGA
- a CDS encoding TAXI family TRAP transporter solute-binding subunit yields MKFKITGIAAACLAMATSAGAQDIDLPDVIAWSAYDTGSAGHAHSIAIGNMMRSKYGSTVRVLPGRNDVSRMTPLKNGTVDYCLCGIASYFAAEGVFLFAAPEWGPQPIRAVLQAVGDYGLGVAVAADAGIETITDLKGKRVGRAVSSPAIDVNMEGLLAFADLTWDDVEAVEFSGYVNTLQGILEDRVDAAFALTTTTVNYQIESSPRGLKWLETPADQTEAWERYTSVTPFVTPHMVSVGPGIDPASPLPMAQYPYPILVTNSDQDSTEVRNIVAALDAGFDDYKDAAPGANAYAIDRQILSWVMPWSDGSVAYFKEKGLWTPEAQANQDKLVERQEVLLRAWGTFVGDAPEGEEEFAAAWMKARADALEAAGHEVFFR; encoded by the coding sequence ATGAAGTTCAAGATAACCGGGATCGCTGCCGCATGCCTGGCAATGGCCACCTCGGCTGGCGCGCAAGACATCGATCTGCCTGACGTGATCGCTTGGTCGGCCTATGACACGGGATCGGCCGGTCATGCGCATTCCATAGCCATCGGCAACATGATGCGCAGCAAATACGGATCGACGGTCCGCGTGCTTCCGGGGCGAAACGACGTCTCGCGGATGACGCCGCTCAAAAACGGGACGGTCGATTATTGCCTGTGCGGCATCGCCTCCTATTTCGCTGCCGAAGGGGTTTTCCTTTTTGCTGCGCCTGAATGGGGCCCGCAGCCGATCCGCGCGGTGCTTCAGGCTGTCGGCGACTACGGTCTGGGTGTCGCCGTCGCGGCCGATGCCGGCATCGAGACGATTACGGACCTCAAGGGCAAACGGGTCGGTCGCGCCGTCAGTTCGCCGGCGATCGATGTCAACATGGAGGGGCTGCTGGCCTTTGCGGACCTGACATGGGACGACGTGGAGGCAGTGGAATTCTCGGGCTATGTGAACACGCTCCAGGGCATTCTCGAAGACCGTGTGGATGCCGCCTTTGCACTGACGACGACCACCGTAAACTACCAGATCGAGTCAAGCCCGCGCGGCCTGAAATGGCTTGAAACACCCGCGGACCAGACAGAAGCATGGGAACGCTACACCAGCGTAACGCCCTTCGTGACACCGCATATGGTGTCTGTGGGGCCGGGCATCGACCCTGCCTCCCCACTGCCCATGGCGCAGTACCCCTATCCGATCCTGGTCACTAACTCCGATCAGGATTCCACCGAGGTGCGCAACATCGTAGCCGCGCTTGACGCAGGGTTCGACGATTACAAGGATGCCGCCCCCGGTGCCAATGCGTATGCGATTGATCGCCAGATCCTGTCTTGGGTGATGCCATGGAGCGATGGCAGCGTTGCCTACTTCAAGGAAAAGGGTCTGTGGACACCGGAAGCCCAGGCAAACCAGGACAAATTGGTGGAACGGCAAGAGGTGCTCTTGCGGGCCTGGGGCACATTTGTCGGGGACGCTCCAGAGGGTGAAGAAGAATTTGCCGCTGCATGGATGAAAGCCCGTGCCGACGCACTGGAAGCGGCCGGCCACGAAGTCTTTTTCCGCTGA